Within Brachyhypopomus gauderio isolate BG-103 chromosome 4, BGAUD_0.2, whole genome shotgun sequence, the genomic segment gaatgttttctCTCCCACATgttctctgtcttctcttttcCCCTCAGGCTGGTGTGGAGAATAACATTCTCATGCATTTAGCCATATTCAAAGTCTTTCCTCTTGATATTGTTGGAATGCTGGAGATCAACAAGAAAGTAAACCATATTTTAATTTGCAACCACATTTACTTAAGTGATTTTTGAAAACGATGGATTGTGTTGTTTTTAGGTCTTTGGCAAATCTACAGTCGATGTGCTTCTGTCTCAAGGAGTCTTAGCAGTATCACACAGCTCAAAGTGTGTGAAGCTTTACAGCTTTGAATACATTGTGGAAAAGGTCTGGTACAGTATATCAACATGCAGTTGTCATGGATATAAATGTGGATGTCTTTGTAATTATGTTTGCTTTCAGGCATTAACCTTCTAAGCCTATGGCCATTCTAACTGCAGCCTACTTGTTTCAGTTTAGGACCAAGAAGCTGGTTCTGGGTGAGCAGTGTGATTTATATGGACCAAGAGGAACAGTGGGAGAAGCTCCATATGGCATTCCAGTAAACATTCAGATCAAAGGTGGGTGGCATTCTATAACCAATACCTCTGTATTTACTGCATGTATGACATGCACTAAATAAAACTACAGTACATTTGTATAACACAGATAATCTCAACCGAGTCTTTGGGATGCACAAGATGGTCCACATTCCACCTTCCCTAGTCATACAACCATGGGCCAGGCTGAGTTATAACAGGGTACCTgtgggtccttaaaaagtcttaaaatgtcttaaatttagttttccatattcaagacataaaaatgtcttaagatgtctggaattttatgaggggaggcattaaattattataagtgtgtgttgcttAATTGTTCAGTTTTATTTTACCGAAGATATGTATATTATCATATCCGcaacggccgtatactccgcATGGTAGATGgagcgatgtgaactttgccgaatctagcgctaggaccatgcagaaactcaccgctccagggtcctagtgctagattcctagcgctggagtatacggcctccgCCCCCCggttttcgttcgccaccccccctccgGTCAAGGATGTGGAACACATCTGCATCCCCAGTCATTGAATTTGACattaaaaaatgtgcagataccctgtatAAGAAAATTGTGGGCCATCTGCTGTGTCCTGATGTCTGGGTGGAGAAAAACTGGCGGATAAAAACTGTTTGAAATAGCAGGTCATTTTGTAAGATATTTTGAACTATATTTTGATtctttagtttttttgtttgcttgtttgtttgttttattaagCTATTCATTGTAATTCTGGTCATATTGAATATCAATCAGTATAGATTAGCAGGATGATTGACATTACCTCATGATTATCCTGTAACTTCTTGCTCCTCACCAGAATGTCCTCCTGTACTGTTTGAGGTCTCGTACTTTGATAATGGCATCCAGATCGGAGGCCATCCCTGGCACTACATCCACACACCGAACCAAAAGAGGCACAGGGGGACACACCATATCTGCTCCATCAGAGATGGCACACTGGTAGCTCTTTACACACGTACAGTCATGCATGTATAGTAAAAGGGTTGGTAAAGCATCCATTAGAATCAAGCCATTCTTATAAAGCTTGAGCATATAAGGGGCTCAAAATATGTACTGCTCCTCCATGGATCACCACCTTATCGTGGTGGAGGGGTTTGCGGGCCTACATGATCCTAGGAGCTAGCTTGTCGGGGGCTATGCCCCTGGTAGGGTCTCCCAAGGTAAATTGGTCCTAGGTGAATGGCCAGACAAAGAGTGATCCAAAAACCTCTATGGAACTCACAAATAACAGTACCCAGTTACCCTTGCGCAGATCAGGGTTATCGGGGCCTCACCCTGGAGCCAGGCCTTGGGGAgggcagggtacccgcgggtccttaaaaagtcttaaaatgtcttaaatttagttttacatattcaaggtctaaaaatgtcttaaaatgtctggaattttaggaggggaggcattaaaaagtgtgttgctcagtttttctgttttattttaccgatgtatatcccacaataatgatcatttccgcaacggccgtatactccgcctaatggcagtagtacgttacctaacaggtggaaacagcctgatttttaaattaccttcattggaccgttcaatttaaatgtacaggcactagggcactgcgcacggcgctgcatgtgcCAACCCCTCAAGCtttgtttatacatgacgcgtcgcGAGGTTTCGCGTGCCGacaatgatgtaatcgcggtggctccgcccctgcgcgagGTCCCCGTGTGCTGTTGcttcgcgaggttgtgcaccccCCCCGTCAGCAACTTACGGTCTCGTGGGACTCTGGAGGCAGCAGACGGGTACAGGACGGCCAATCGGATCGCGGCTTTGACCGCAGCGAAGGCAAAAACTCGGTGTGGGAAGAGTTCAGTGAGACCATGGAGAGTGACTTTAGATTGGCTCCGAGAAGATTCTGGCAAACCGTCAGACAACTCAGGAGGGGAAAGTGGTTCCCAAccaacactgtatacagtggggCTGGGGATCTGCTAACCTCAactggggatgtcattaggtggtggaaggaatactttgaggatcttctcaatcccaCCATCACGTCTTCCATAGAGGAAGCAGAGCTGGGGGACTCGGACAGGGGTTTGCCCATCACTCGGGCTGAGGTGACCAGGGTagttgtgaaactccttggCGGCAAGGCTCCAGGGATGGATGAGATTCGCCCCGAGTTTCTTAAGGCTTTTGATGTTGTGGCTTTTGGATGTTtgactgtcctggctgacacgTCTTTGCAACATCACATGTACATCAGGGGCAGTGCCCCTGGACTGGCAAACTGGGGTGGTGGTTCCCCTTTTTAAGAAAGGACCGGagggtgtgctccaactatcGGGGGATCACACTCCTCAGTCTCCCCGGTAAGGTCTTTGTAGGGATACTGGAGAAGAGAGTCCGGTCGATAGTCgaatctcagttacaagaggaacaatgtgggtttCGTCCCGATCGTGGAACACTGGATCAGCTTTTCACCCTTGCGATGGTCCTAGAGGGTGCATggagtttgctcaaccagtccacaAGTGGTTTGTGGATTATGGAGAAGGCATTCGACTGTGTCCCTCAGGGATTCCTCTGGGGGGTGCTCCGGGAGTATAGGGTACCGGGCCCGTTGCTATGGGCTATCCAGTCTCTGTACAAacggagcaggagcttggttcacatggccggcagtaagtcagactggttcccaGTGGAAGTTGAACTCCGTcagggctgccctttgtcaccgattctgttcatcatttttatggacagaatttcttGGCGTAGCCTAGTGGTGGAGAGGGGTTCGGTTTGATGGTCTCAGGTTGGGAGcccttgcctcaagtggaggggTTCAAGTATCTCCggttcttgttcacgagtgagggaaggatggaatgAGAGATTGACTGCGGTGCTGCGGCTGCAGTTTTGTGGATGCTGTACCAGACCGTTGTGAtaaagagagagctgagccaaaagacaaagctctcgatttactggtcaatctatgtTCTGACTCTTGCCTATGGTCACGAGCTCTGTGTAGTGAGATCATGAATACAAGCGGccaaaatgagttttctccgcagggtgtcagggctctcccttagagataaggtacgaAGCACTGTCATCCGGGAGAGGCTCGGAGTAGAgtcactgctcctccatgtagagaggagccagttgaggtggatTGGGCATCTGGTCTGGATGCCACCTGGGCGCCTCCCTAGGGAGGGGGAAGTgctccaggcatgtccaactgggaggaggccCCGCGGAAGAcacaggacacgctggagagattatatctctctgATGTCCTGGGAATGCCTCGGTATCCTCTCAAAGGAGCTAGAaggcttaggctactgcccccgcgaccTGAACCCGGATAAGCAGGTGacgatggatggatggatggaaaatATGTACTGTGTTAAGACTGGCAATGGCAATTAACAGAGGAAAATACTCAGTGATTGTGGTAATAAAATCTGTAGACTCAGGTAAATGGTTGTATAATTTGTACAATAAGACATTTAAACCTCAACCTAAGGGTTTGTTTGAAGACTTTGCTGTGTAAGGCCAGTCCACCAAGCGAGAATAAACAGCTGGGAGCTCTTGCAGCATGTCAGTAGCAGCATGTGTGTTTGACAGTAATTGTGGAGAACTGTCTACACACAGCATGTATGTAGCCACAACAAAGGCCTTTATACAGTGGTAGATATGTAGGAAGCCAGAACTCTTGAAGTTACTTTGAAAAACAAGCATCCTTTCAAAACTTAAGTTTTGAAAAGACGTTTTTTTTAAAAGAGAAGCTGATCAACAAACTTGTACACCAAGGTGCATTAGTTCAGCGATTTAAatacaaatgtatttaaaatgtgtatacataatataaaaataatgtCTCTAACATATATGCAACAATGTCTTAAACATGTCAAAATAGTGCCTTTGATCATTGCTTAGTCACTCCTCTGCCCTGTACCCTCTTAAACAGGCGAAGAATGGTGTGCAGAACATGGACTGTAACTCCCTGGAGGCCGACTGGATCTTCTTCCACCCTGATGACTCAGGCAGGATCATTCATGCTGGGCCCAGCACCATAAAGTGAGCACAATTTGCAGTCTCCTAATAGGTTTCTCAGTACTATGCTAATTAATGGAAGATATTATTATTGTGATAGGACTATTTGGTTGTTTGGTTACTGTTTCCTCTACAGCATTCTGAAGATCAGGACTGAAACAGGGTTTGACACACACTACGAGGTGATGCATGATTTCACCATCAGTGCTTCTCGAGCCAACAGCGTGAGTGTACTTGCACGTATTTTATATCTTGTACCTACATCTACCTAAACATGTTATATGGGCCGCATAAATCAGACTCTACTGCACTTCCTCATTGACCATTAGCATAGACACACCCGCAAATGTTTGAAGTTAATGTTTTATTCTAGGGATGACAAGTAGTGCAAAGGTAATGCCTCTTTTGAATCGGATGCTTTAATCTTGTGCCTGCAGCCGTTGTCCCAAGTGACAGTGACGTCATCAGGTCGTACAGTGAAGAGGAGATTTCAGCAGCTGGACGATGATGCTGAACAGGAGGTATTAAACTTGTTCTCTTAGATTACAGTTGAAAGTTATCGGCTAATTTTATCCGTGTGTATTGATTAGATGGGTATTGATTTGGTGGGTATTGATTAGTTGGGTATTGATTAGGTGTAAACGTCGATGGCAACACATCGACGGGTTGTTCTGGTCCTCAGGGTCATTAGCTGTTGTCAGCAGTTGTCCAGATCTAAttaaatctatattaaaattaaCTTGTGTTACTACAACTTGAATTATTTGATAAGAGCATAACAACAAAAGCCTTTGTCCATATATAGTATAGAAACATTGAGAGTGAAGAAAAATACCGCAAGTCTCTGTAGGTGCAGTCATACTCAGTACATGTATATACATTATTCATTATATTGTGAAATGCTTTACTGTTTCATAGACATTTAAGATGGTGAAGTATGAAGATGAGCTCGACCTTTTGGCTATTGTGGATGTCCGTCACACAGAAGATGAGGGACAGGCCAATGTTCGTCTCCATGACAACAAAAATGGAGCATTAATGAAAAAAATATCCCTTAAGGAATCATGGGATGTGGTGAGTATAGGCTCCAGTAATAATAATGACAGCAGTAATAATGACTCTGAATCATAATGATGACTCAGTTTTTGCAAAAAATATCTCTCTTGCAGACCTACTGTCATGAAGTCCACTTTGACCGAGACACAATCATCCACATTGAACAACAGAGGAACAACAATTTTTGCTGTCACGTTTATAAGATAAACCGAAGGAAAAACAACTTATGATCTGGACGTGAATATTTCACAGTCTTATTCGTATTATGATAAATGATCAGTGATTGAGTTTTGTACTGTATTTCCGAAACAATATTAATGGTCtcatatttgtaaaaaaaaatatcaaTGCACGGAAGTGACACGGAATGGACCATGTCAAAGTATGTCAGGGTCTCTCCGCTTCTGAGCGAAGTGAGATGTTCTAGTGCCTTATctgaataaatatataataaccATTCTTATAACCTTGTAACTTTGTAACCGATGTTAATTTTGTAACCTTGTAACCGATGTTAATTTTGCCGTTATCTCTTGCGTAATAGTGGTGGATGTGGCAAGTTACAAAAGTTGTCACAAGGGGGGCGTGGCGGGGGCGGAGGGTGGCGGGGCAGGCGTGGACGACGTCGCTCTGTGAAGAAACAACTAGAGTCTCCGCGCCACAGGAACGAGCTATTGAAATTCCTCTTGTGAGTGTGTTTGAACGAGCTATATTTTTCGTTCCTCCGTCGTGAAGCCAACAGGACAACTATGGAAAACTACAAACATTTCCTTGTTTTGCTGATTTTTGCTTTTGCGGTCGGTTTCGTTTCAGTCGTGCTCGTTCTCAGATGGGTTTTAAGTTTTCGAGAAGGGCTCGGATGGGATGGAGGACCGACCGAATTTAACTGGCATCCTGTTTTGGTTGTAATTGGCTTCATTTTTCTTCAAGGAATCGGTAAGTCGTTCGTAAAGGTTTGTTTCTTTAACTACGTAAATGGAAGTTATTTGCGTCACTGCGATAGACTAGTTTTTTTCTTTATCTAGTGCCAGTGTCAAATAAGCTAAATTgtgtttttagaacaaaaaaGATCCTGCTCAAACCAAGTCTTATGAAGCGTCAGGAAGATCCTGACTATTGTCGACTTAAGAACTTAGTGTTTCTCAGGTTTCTCATTTTTGCTTTTCGATTACGTTAATTCGCGAGGTCGAAACCTCGAATGAAAACGCAAACCTCTCCAGTAAATGTTAGTGGGATTGTGAGCGTTTAACGTCACGTATGTCGCACAGCTTTCACTGGCAGTAAACGTTTCAGCCCATCGAGCAGTGAGCACCATATGGCCGCAGATGTACTTGTCCATGTTGCATGTGCTCGGGCAGCCTGGCTGACAGATGATCATATCAGAGTGTCGTTGAGTATTCAGTTGTATTGCTAGTAGTCACTAGGCTATACAGTCTATGGCCCAAAAACGCTGCAAGTGTTAGTCTTACTACAGTCCCTGacagttctgtcgcttatccatgttgtggaaacaaaggcttataacctgactttaaattcatcgattggttttagaaatgactcctatgaaagctgaaaccctcccaaatgagatttaatttacgaaaataaatttgctttactgcagaaatattgatcatttaatcaacacagaaaggtcagattttggcaagacaaaagttttgttgccttgtcatataatgcatccaatcctagtttacagcctcacctgtgctcactaattgattggttaatagtgggcagggctggactgggacaaaaaatcggccctggcatttttggtttagaccggcccctcataattagcggagcacaaccgacttgtaatttatgtatgtggggtacgacGTGGACAAATAATTATTGGTTAGTCATTGGATTCAATTTTAGCATTATTACAATCaatatcacaatcacttttatgattttattgaaatcatctctaatgtattttctgaatttatCTGATAACggctcaattctaattcttcaggttaaaggagctccctcctttaaacagctataggggagaccagggacagttgtaacactttttgtgatttttccaATAAATCAAAAACCATTTACACTGGAATAGCCAACTTGCTGTATTATGAACTTCAATGTGTCAACTACTGAAACAATGTATATAAGTGGGTTTATGAAATATGTACAGGTTgcaaaatttatttaaatacagTCAATCCAATGTTACAACCGTCCCTGGGTACAGTGACAGTTGTAACATCTAAAATTTACTTAATCAATCAAATACTCAAAATGAAAAAGATTATTTATCATTCATGTTATTGTGACTAttcatttctttaaaaaaaaaataggcCTAATGATTACTCTCACACCACATGACAAAAAAGAGGGGAAGgctcaggcaccacacatggtgtgatggggaggatgaaggctcaggcaccacacatggtgtgatggggaggatgctgCAAGTGGTGTGTAGGATGCCACCGTTGCCACAGTGGGTGTTGGAGCTGTAATACATGCAACTGCATTCACTGCAGGTGCAGTGGAAGATGGAACCTGTGGTGTCACTGCTGGCAGTGGGCGATCTGTGACCAGGGATGGTTCAAAGTCGCTGTCATTAAAAATATCTCTTTTAAAAAGTGCATACAAATTCCAGTGCATACAAACCCTGCCTGAATATTTGATGTTGTTGCAGCCAGGGGaagggcactcttcacaatgctTGGCAGATCATAAATGGTCATTGTCACTGACTTGGTTCAGGGACGGTTGTAACAAGGCGTTACAATCGTCCCAGTGTCACCAGTTATGTTTTCACCTCATGTGAACGAGCCTGACTACTAGTTGGACACATGTTAATCATTTCTAATTTTAGCTTACAAAACAGTAATTCTAATAATACTTATTTGGATTCATAGATATTTGATCTCAGGACAGTATCCAAAAAATACCTCTGATAGAAAAGTAAAATTTTGGTGATTACCTTCTCTGGGAGTTTCAAATGTGGCTCCTTTTTTGTTAGCAAGAAGACAGTTTAACTGAGCATGTGCACAGTGAGTGTAATCACTCTAGCTTGTTTCTGTTTGGAGGAATTCAAGGTGTTACAACCGTCCCTTGTTACAACTGTCCCTGGTCTCCCCTAACATGCATCCGGCTACAAACAAAGCTGatttatgaattcatgcaatgcaaatatgtcttaaaagcatttgacaccgttttactcctattcagtgtgggcatatcttttgctaatattacttttacatattttttacacttactgtggtcatgcttaaattgtaaatcttttatttatcatttataagttTTTAAATCTGTAATTTCACTTGTTTGAGTGCTTTATAAAAAATGTTGAACCACagtagaggctacaaattcaaactactatgcagcctttcaataacctttaacctaaatatctaaaatgctatgatagcctaaaatggacacttgctgctcatccaacacttctcagtcttgaccatttgctattttatcagaatgAGGGCGCGTGGCTGCCagattttgggaagtatgcaaataccaGTTAATACTGATACTAATTAATCGCCATcgctcatcattctcatgtaataaagtctctggctgtgttcgaaatagcctactacatactactggcgtactgatcgagccccaaatcagtatgccgtatgcagtatgtgaccaaaatgaaattttccagtacgcgaaacatacccggatgacctactacttccgcaaaatattccagtacgcgaacagagctatcttcgtggtgtactgcatcccatcatgcaacgctacgttcacgtgaccccgtagtgtgctttgcttttgtcgcatactggaaactactgcatactactacgaggaccagtatgcagtatccagtatatactgagtccagtatgcagtatccagtatgtagtagtctatttcgaacagagcctcTGTGTTATCTAACGTTACTACCTGCTTACGTACTACACTTTCC encodes:
- the dcaf17 gene encoding DDB1- and CUL4-associated factor 17, which produces MVSTSSSMYSEQSTPSPRPLARNRQTHACAVIALRSREITSNDFGTLLGNNLRILKNIILQDDTEFTKVWTKSSKSLISYEGGRIYFENYRSCYSSLTPQPQPLYELPKQTKAEKIEDCLLCQCPLDKVLSQASEHKPSLLSLTANNWLHRLSADTGETLHKVYLSSRFKFRSLSWDVSQETFYVKSIQHKQTVQARQAGVENNILMHLAIFKVFPLDIVGMLEINKKVFGKSTVDVLLSQGVLAVSHSSKCVKLYSFEYIVEKFRTKKLVLGEQCDLYGPRGTVGEAPYGIPVNIQIKECPPVLFEVSYFDNGIQIGGHPWHYIHTPNQKRHRGTHHICSIRDGTLAKNGVQNMDCNSLEADWIFFHPDDSGRIIHAGPSTINILKIRTETGFDTHYEVMHDFTISASRANSPLSQVTVTSSGRTVKRRFQQLDDDAEQETFKMVKYEDELDLLAIVDVRHTEDEGQANVRLHDNKNGALMKKISLKESWDVTYCHEVHFDRDTIIHIEQQRNNNFCCHVYKINRRKNNL